One genomic window of Psychrobacillus sp. INOP01 includes the following:
- a CDS encoding RNA polymerase sigma factor, with product MEINLIEKWFNLYERDITSFLIYYTGSMDVEDLVQETFLRAMRKISIYNENAHPKTWLISIARNLVIDHYRRSRVWSKIRHMFLQEQVFSIDMERRIIINQENSNLYNSINKLPSNYKEVIILRGILGMSSKEVSEVMKSNENNVNVMYYRSLKKLKSLMEKEGYEYGEL from the coding sequence TTGGAGATCAATTTGATTGAGAAATGGTTTAATTTATATGAAAGGGATATTACTAGCTTTCTAATCTACTATACCGGATCTATGGATGTAGAAGATCTTGTACAAGAAACTTTTCTTCGTGCTATGAGAAAAATTTCAATTTATAACGAGAATGCACATCCAAAAACTTGGCTAATATCCATAGCAAGAAATTTAGTAATCGATCATTATCGAAGGAGTCGGGTTTGGAGTAAAATTAGACATATGTTTTTACAAGAGCAAGTTTTTTCTATTGATATGGAGCGCCGTATTATTATCAATCAAGAAAACAGCAATTTATACAATTCAATTAATAAGCTTCCATCAAATTATAAAGAAGTAATTATTCTAAGAGGGATATTGGGTATGTCGTCCAAGGAAGTTAGCGAAGTGATGAAAAGCAATGAGAATAACGTAAATGTGATGTACTACCGTTCCTTAAAAAAGCTGAAATCTTTAATGGAAAAGGAGGGGTATGAATATGGAGAATTATAA